Proteins co-encoded in one Pseudomonas fluorescens genomic window:
- a CDS encoding cupin domain-containing protein — MPAPITVLRDTHPLPVLDACKWEKLEGDPHTVNLNAYTSEDGSKIMGTWICTPGKWRVDYVKWEYCHFQEGYCVITPDGMEPIHLRAGDIFVVEPGMKGTWEVVETVRKYFVFA; from the coding sequence ATGCCTGCACCTATCACCGTTCTGCGCGACACACACCCGCTGCCAGTACTCGACGCCTGCAAATGGGAGAAGCTCGAGGGCGATCCCCACACCGTCAACCTCAACGCCTACACCAGCGAAGACGGCAGCAAGATCATGGGCACCTGGATCTGCACGCCGGGCAAATGGCGAGTGGATTACGTGAAGTGGGAGTACTGCCATTTCCAGGAAGGCTACTGCGTGATCACCCCGGACGGCATGGAGCCGATTCACCTGCGCGCCGGCGACATCTTCGTCGTCGAACCGGGCATGAAGGGCACCTGGGAAGTGGTCGAGACCGTGCGTAAATATTTCGTGTTCGCCTGA
- a CDS encoding CoA-acylating methylmalonate-semialdehyde dehydrogenase — protein sequence MNASLTPNETTVQKVKLLIDGEWVESQTSEWHDIVNPATQQVLAKVPFATAAEVDAAVSAAQRAFQTWKLTPIGARMRIMLKLQALIREHSKRIAVVLSAEQGKTIADAEGDIFRGLEVVEHACSIGSLQMGEFAENVAGGVDTYTLRQPIGVCAGITPFNFPAMIPLWMFPMAIACGNTFVLKPSEQDPLSTMLLVELAIEAGIPAGVLNVVHGGKDVVDGLCTHKDIKAVSFVGSTAVGTHVYDLAGKHGKRVQSMMGAKNHAVVLPDANREQALNALVGAGFGAAGQRCMATSVVVLVGAAKQWLPDLKALAQKLKVNAGSEPGTDVGPVISKKAKARILDLIESGIKEGAKLELDGRDISVPGYENGNFVGPTLFSGVTTDMQIYTQEIFGPVLVVLEVDTLDQAIALVNANPFGNGTGLFTQSGAAARKFQTEIDVGQVGINIPIPVPVPFFSFTGSRGSKLGDLGPYGKQVVQFYTQTKTVTARWFDDDSVNDGVNTTINLR from the coding sequence ATGAACGCATCGCTTACGCCCAACGAAACCACGGTCCAGAAGGTCAAGCTGCTGATCGACGGCGAGTGGGTCGAGTCGCAGACCTCCGAGTGGCACGACATCGTCAACCCGGCGACCCAACAGGTACTGGCCAAAGTCCCGTTCGCCACCGCCGCTGAAGTCGACGCTGCCGTCAGCGCCGCCCAGCGCGCCTTCCAGACCTGGAAGCTGACCCCGATCGGCGCGCGCATGCGCATCATGCTCAAGCTGCAGGCATTGATCCGCGAGCATTCCAAGCGTATTGCCGTGGTGCTGAGCGCCGAGCAGGGCAAGACCATTGCCGATGCCGAGGGCGATATTTTCCGTGGCCTGGAAGTGGTCGAACACGCCTGCTCCATCGGCAGTCTGCAAATGGGCGAGTTCGCCGAGAACGTCGCCGGCGGTGTCGATACCTACACCTTGCGCCAGCCGATCGGCGTTTGCGCCGGCATCACGCCGTTCAACTTCCCGGCAATGATTCCGTTGTGGATGTTCCCGATGGCCATCGCCTGCGGCAACACCTTCGTGCTCAAACCGTCCGAACAGGATCCGCTGTCGACCATGCTGCTGGTGGAGCTGGCGATCGAAGCCGGCATTCCGGCCGGTGTGCTCAACGTCGTCCATGGTGGCAAGGACGTGGTCGATGGCCTGTGCACCCACAAGGACATCAAGGCGGTTTCGTTCGTCGGTTCGACCGCCGTCGGCACTCACGTTTATGACCTGGCCGGTAAACACGGCAAGCGCGTGCAATCGATGATGGGTGCAAAGAACCACGCCGTAGTGCTGCCGGATGCCAATCGCGAGCAAGCGCTCAATGCCTTGGTCGGCGCCGGTTTCGGTGCGGCCGGTCAGCGTTGCATGGCCACTTCGGTGGTGGTGCTGGTGGGTGCGGCCAAGCAGTGGTTGCCGGATCTGAAAGCGCTGGCGCAGAAACTCAAGGTCAACGCCGGCAGCGAGCCAGGCACTGATGTCGGCCCGGTCATTTCGAAAAAGGCCAAGGCGCGGATTCTCGATCTGATCGAAAGCGGCATCAAGGAAGGCGCGAAACTCGAGCTGGACGGTCGCGACATCAGCGTGCCGGGTTACGAGAACGGCAACTTCGTCGGCCCGACCCTGTTCTCCGGGGTGACCACCGACATGCAGATCTACACCCAGGAAATCTTCGGCCCGGTGCTGGTGGTGCTGGAAGTCGACACCCTCGACCAGGCCATCGCGCTGGTCAACGCCAACCCGTTCGGCAACGGCACGGGCCTGTTCACCCAGAGCGGTGCGGCGGCGCGTAAGTTCCAGACTGAAATCGACGTCGGCCAGGTCGGCATCAACATTCCGATTCCGGTGCCGGTGCCGTTCTTCAGCTTCACCGGTTCGCGGGGTTCGAAACTCGGCGACCTCGGCCCGTACGGCAAGCAAGTGGTGCAGTTCTACACCCAGACCAAAACGGTCACGGCGCGCTGGTTCGATGACGACAGCGTCAATGACGGCGTGAACACCACCATCAACCTGCGCTGA
- the mmsB gene encoding 3-hydroxyisobutyrate dehydrogenase has translation MKIAFIGLGNMGAPMARNLIKAGHSLNLVDLNKTVLAELEQLGGTIRASAREAAADAELVITMLPAAVHVRSVWLGEDGVLAGIGKGVPAVDCSTIDPQTARDVAAAAAKQGVAMADAPVSGGTGGATAGTLTFMVGATPELFATLQPVLAQMGRNIVHCGEVGTGQIAKICNNLLLAISMVGVSEAMALGDALGIDTTVLAGIINSSTGRCWSSEMYNPWPGIVETAPASRGYTGGFGAELMLKDLGLATEAARQAHQPVVLGAVAQQLYQAMSQRGEGGKDFSAIINSYRKPQ, from the coding sequence ATGAAAATCGCATTTATCGGTCTGGGCAACATGGGCGCACCGATGGCGCGCAACCTGATCAAGGCCGGGCATTCGCTGAACCTGGTGGACCTGAACAAAACCGTGCTGGCGGAACTCGAGCAACTGGGCGGCACCATCCGTGCCTCGGCTCGCGAAGCTGCTGCAGATGCTGAATTGGTGATCACCATGCTGCCTGCCGCCGTGCATGTGCGCAGCGTCTGGCTCGGTGAGGACGGCGTGCTGGCCGGGATCGGCAAAGGCGTGCCGGCCGTGGATTGCAGCACCATCGATCCGCAGACGGCGCGCGATGTGGCGGCGGCGGCCGCCAAGCAAGGCGTGGCGATGGCTGATGCACCGGTATCCGGCGGCACCGGCGGCGCCACGGCCGGGACGCTGACCTTCATGGTCGGCGCCACCCCGGAACTGTTCGCCACCCTGCAACCGGTGCTGGCGCAGATGGGCCGCAACATCGTGCATTGCGGTGAGGTCGGCACCGGCCAGATCGCCAAAATCTGCAACAACCTGTTGCTCGCCATTTCCATGGTCGGCGTCAGCGAGGCGATGGCGCTGGGCGATGCGCTGGGCATCGACACCACGGTGCTTGCCGGGATCATCAACAGCTCGACCGGGCGTTGCTGGAGCTCGGAAATGTACAACCCGTGGCCGGGCATCGTCGAAACCGCGCCGGCCTCGCGTGGTTACACAGGTGGCTTTGGCGCGGAGCTGATGCTCAAGGATCTGGGGCTGGCTACCGAAGCGGCGCGTCAGGCCCATCAGCCGGTGGTGCTGGGCGCGGTGGCGCAGCAGTTGTATCAGGCGATGAGTCAGCGTGGGGAAGGTGGCAAGGATTTCTCGGCGATCATCAACAGCTATCGTAAACCGCAGTAA